In one Achromobacter spanius genomic region, the following are encoded:
- a CDS encoding copper-transporting P-type ATPase, with protein MAKPTKPPVGLSGHSGHSSKGEPSHHACHRDRADQPIDDAGRGDHATGGRHVHHARPTEHDATHGAPPAPGEIAAEYTCPMHPQIRQAGPGSCPICGMALEPITVSLDDEQDGHELRDFNRRFWIGLLLTLPVFVLEMGGHLFNLHRFIGPQTSNWIQLIFATPVVLWAGWPFFSKAWQSITNRSLNMFTLIALGTGVAWVYSIVATFIPQRFPEAFRPQGAVAIYFEAAAVITVLVLLGQVLELRARERTSGAIKALLSLAPKTAVRVSPNGQDETVDLQSVQVGDSLRVHPGEKVPVDGEVVEGRCTVDESMVTGEPIPVAKTPGSRVTGGTMNQTGSFIMRADRVGADTLLARIVQMVAAAQRSRAPVQRLVDQVAGWFVPAVILAAVLAFGAWMLWGPTPAFTYALIAMVSVLIIACPCALGLATPMSIMVGVGRAAQSGVLIRDAEVLEHMQKVDLVIVDKTGTLTEGKPTVTEVVPVEAIDRSDLLQALASVERASEHPLAAAIVGAAEKEGIQLLPVADFDSPVGKGVIGLVAGRQVVCGSAHFLEEEGVDVPAERHGEAIREKGGTVIYVGLDGQYAGLVGIADPIKSTTPQAIKALHQAGIKVVMLTGDNKTTAQVVARILEIDEAVGEVLPEDKGAAVRRYQAKGHTVAMAGDGVNDAPALAAANVGIAMGTGADVAMESSGVTLLHGDLMGIVRARRASKATMRNIKQNLFFAFVYNAAGIPVAAGILYPVFGILLSPIIAAAAMALSSVSVIGNSLRLRSVDLDA; from the coding sequence ATGGCAAAGCCTACCAAGCCGCCAGTTGGTCTCAGTGGTCATTCCGGGCATTCGTCCAAGGGCGAGCCTAGCCACCATGCATGTCACCGAGACCGCGCCGACCAGCCTATTGATGACGCTGGCCGAGGAGATCATGCAACGGGAGGACGACATGTGCACCATGCCCGGCCCACAGAGCATGACGCGACGCATGGTGCCCCGCCGGCACCTGGGGAAATTGCCGCGGAGTACACGTGCCCCATGCATCCACAAATCCGACAAGCCGGCCCGGGCAGCTGCCCCATCTGCGGCATGGCACTCGAGCCCATAACGGTCTCTCTGGATGATGAGCAAGACGGCCATGAATTGCGTGACTTCAATCGTCGGTTTTGGATAGGCCTTCTGCTCACCTTGCCGGTATTTGTTCTGGAAATGGGTGGACACCTCTTCAACCTGCACCGATTCATCGGCCCGCAAACTTCCAACTGGATACAACTGATCTTCGCGACCCCCGTTGTGTTGTGGGCAGGCTGGCCGTTCTTTTCGAAGGCATGGCAATCGATCACGAATCGCAGTCTGAACATGTTCACACTGATCGCACTGGGAACAGGCGTAGCTTGGGTGTACAGCATCGTTGCCACTTTCATACCGCAACGGTTCCCGGAGGCCTTCCGTCCGCAAGGTGCGGTGGCTATCTACTTTGAGGCCGCAGCGGTAATTACGGTTTTGGTTTTGCTCGGCCAAGTCCTCGAGCTTCGTGCCCGCGAAAGAACTTCTGGTGCGATTAAGGCGTTGCTGAGTCTTGCGCCGAAAACGGCAGTACGAGTCAGTCCGAATGGTCAAGATGAGACTGTAGATCTGCAATCCGTGCAGGTGGGGGATAGTCTGCGCGTACACCCGGGAGAGAAGGTGCCTGTGGATGGCGAGGTCGTCGAAGGGAGATGCACGGTCGACGAGTCGATGGTGACAGGTGAGCCTATTCCGGTGGCGAAAACACCGGGCTCCCGTGTGACGGGGGGGACAATGAATCAGACCGGCAGTTTTATCATGCGTGCTGACCGTGTGGGTGCCGACACTTTGCTAGCTCGGATCGTTCAAATGGTGGCTGCGGCGCAGCGAAGTCGCGCTCCGGTGCAGCGATTGGTCGATCAAGTGGCCGGCTGGTTCGTACCTGCCGTCATCCTCGCCGCTGTTCTCGCATTCGGAGCATGGATGCTGTGGGGGCCGACGCCCGCCTTCACCTATGCCCTGATCGCGATGGTCTCCGTTCTGATCATCGCGTGTCCGTGCGCGCTCGGGTTGGCAACTCCTATGTCCATCATGGTCGGTGTCGGCCGCGCCGCCCAAAGCGGGGTACTTATCCGAGACGCGGAGGTGCTCGAGCATATGCAGAAAGTGGACCTCGTGATCGTCGACAAGACAGGTACTTTAACGGAAGGCAAGCCTACAGTTACAGAGGTTGTGCCGGTCGAGGCAATAGACAGGTCTGACCTACTTCAGGCGCTAGCCAGTGTGGAGCGCGCAAGCGAGCACCCCCTTGCCGCAGCCATCGTCGGCGCTGCGGAGAAGGAGGGAATCCAGCTGTTGCCGGTGGCCGATTTTGATTCCCCTGTGGGGAAAGGGGTGATTGGGTTGGTGGCTGGACGCCAAGTAGTGTGCGGTAGTGCCCACTTCTTAGAGGAGGAAGGAGTGGACGTGCCCGCCGAGCGCCACGGAGAGGCTATTCGAGAAAAGGGAGGCACCGTTATCTACGTAGGCTTGGATGGCCAGTACGCAGGATTAGTTGGCATCGCAGACCCCATCAAGTCGACCACGCCACAGGCGATCAAGGCCCTTCATCAGGCAGGAATCAAGGTGGTAATGCTGACGGGAGACAACAAGACGACGGCCCAAGTCGTTGCGAGGATTTTGGAAATTGACGAAGCAGTAGGGGAGGTGCTGCCAGAGGACAAAGGGGCTGCTGTACGGCGATATCAGGCAAAAGGTCACACCGTCGCGATGGCGGGTGACGGCGTGAATGATGCGCCTGCACTTGCCGCAGCGAACGTCGGCATTGCAATGGGGACCGGCGCGGATGTCGCCATGGAAAGTTCAGGCGTCACGCTGCTTCACGGCGATCTGATGGGCATCGTCCGAGCACGTCGTGCTTCCAAAGCGACGATGCGGAATATCAAACAAAACCTCTTTTTCGCATTCGTCTATAACGCTGCAGGAATTCCCGTTGCCGCGGGTATTCTTTATCCAGTCTTCGGAATATTGCTCTCGCCCATTATTGCTGCAGCCGCCATGGCCTTGTCTTCGGTGAGTGTAATTGGAAACTCGCTGCGACTAAGGTCTGTAGACCTGGATGCATAG
- a CDS encoding four-helix bundle copper-binding protein — translation MARSSEFARQICDVCAKVCDECGQECEKFQSSHCQHCARICKDCAQACRAMA, via the coding sequence ATGGCCCGAAGTAGCGAATTCGCTCGCCAAATATGTGACGTTTGCGCGAAGGTGTGTGATGAGTGTGGCCAGGAATGCGAAAAATTCCAGAGTAGCCACTGTCAACATTGCGCGCGCATTTGCAAAGATTGTGCCCAGGCCTGCCGTGCCATGGCGTAG
- the mobF gene encoding MobF family relaxase: MISLKSIHRSAATKASHYYADQKDDYYSRDGTAAQWQGKAADALGLTGAIQQEEFLRALRGDFGPDVKLSSSIRMDAEARAALDMTFSPPKSVSIQALAGKDPSVIEAHDYAVGKALEFLEQELLRARQTEHGITTTERTGNAAIAKFRHETARPTDGAYSDPQLHTHALLMNLTQRADGRWVAISNDEIYRLKSMVESVYHAELASTLEKSGHQIRYEGKSFELAHISRDHIEGFSKRSQDINAELAALGETRESASRALKQTIALKTRLDKAPEISREELQRDWERQATELGIDFNGAKQPLEKDAELESGKPPRQELTPEAAALIADECIRWAIKHHTERESVMDGKEMLKTALHRSHGMGIKLGDLKSAVKRSLDKGHLILGTIQYRHAKDIDGAGESRSDLVAALVAGGTSKKHAEERIRISIARGELVPTGARYTTQVAREREKRILQIEREGRDQVVPILDIQAAQGAMAGRSLKPGQLAAANLILSTPHRFIGVQGLAGTGKSHMLAQVKEAAEAAGFKVQAVASYGKQIEALRELGMESRTVASVLEARQKDRFKLDPKTVLVIDEAGVVPARLMERLMKMAEADGARIVMLGDTGQTKAIEAGRPFHQLQVAGMATALMGDIIRQKSPELKAAVELAAKGQASASLGVLDQKLKAVHTIKDDGERYDAIAKRYATLNDDERRETLIVTGTNDSRNALNEATHQALGLGGRGFEFKMLTRRDTTQAERRVAKYFIAGDIVQPERDYKAGNLRQGEMYRVIGALAEKPNDLVVEHMESKVRTTFNPARAAKLSVYEPVKAELSAGDWVRATRHNAALDLANGDRFEVLAVTPTTVTIGGNGRRITMNAATAPLHLDRAYASTSHSAQGLTCDRALINSESFSRTTQRDVYYVAISRARIHTEIYTENAAKLSGAVNRLEEKTAALDIGLESTRPWRPQKDAPGRELGA; encoded by the coding sequence ATGATCTCTTTGAAATCGATCCATCGGAGCGCTGCCACAAAGGCCTCGCATTACTACGCCGACCAGAAGGACGATTACTACAGCCGCGACGGGACCGCTGCCCAGTGGCAAGGCAAGGCGGCTGACGCGCTCGGATTGACCGGCGCCATTCAGCAGGAGGAATTTCTGCGCGCGCTGCGCGGTGACTTCGGCCCTGACGTCAAACTATCGAGCTCGATCAGGATGGATGCTGAGGCGCGTGCGGCACTGGACATGACGTTTTCACCGCCCAAGAGCGTCAGCATCCAGGCGCTGGCTGGCAAGGATCCGTCGGTCATCGAGGCGCACGACTACGCGGTGGGCAAGGCGCTGGAATTTCTGGAACAAGAGCTACTGCGCGCGCGCCAGACGGAGCACGGAATAACCACTACGGAGCGGACGGGCAACGCGGCTATCGCGAAGTTTCGGCACGAGACGGCCAGGCCCACCGATGGTGCCTATTCGGATCCCCAGCTGCACACCCACGCGCTGTTGATGAACCTCACCCAACGGGCCGATGGGCGCTGGGTTGCCATATCGAACGATGAAATTTATCGATTGAAGTCCATGGTGGAATCGGTGTATCACGCCGAGCTGGCCAGCACCCTGGAGAAGTCCGGCCATCAAATTCGCTACGAGGGCAAAAGCTTCGAACTCGCGCACATCTCTCGGGACCACATCGAAGGGTTCTCTAAGCGTTCGCAGGACATCAATGCCGAACTGGCGGCGTTGGGTGAAACTCGCGAATCTGCGAGCAGAGCACTCAAGCAAACTATCGCCCTCAAAACTCGCCTGGACAAGGCTCCCGAAATTTCTCGCGAAGAGCTTCAGCGTGACTGGGAACGACAGGCGACTGAACTCGGCATTGATTTCAATGGAGCAAAGCAACCGCTGGAAAAAGATGCCGAATTAGAAAGCGGCAAGCCACCCCGGCAGGAATTGACGCCGGAGGCGGCTGCTCTGATTGCCGACGAGTGTATCCGGTGGGCGATCAAACACCACACCGAACGCGAATCCGTAATGGACGGAAAGGAGATGCTCAAGACCGCGCTGCACCGTTCGCACGGCATGGGCATTAAGCTGGGCGACCTCAAATCGGCCGTCAAGCGCTCACTTGACAAAGGCCATCTGATCCTTGGAACGATTCAGTACCGGCACGCGAAGGACATAGACGGCGCTGGCGAATCACGGTCGGACTTGGTCGCCGCCCTCGTCGCCGGGGGCACGAGCAAAAAACATGCAGAAGAGAGAATCCGCATTTCGATTGCTCGCGGCGAGCTTGTTCCGACCGGCGCAAGGTACACCACACAGGTGGCGCGGGAGCGCGAAAAGCGAATCCTCCAGATCGAGCGCGAGGGGCGTGACCAGGTCGTGCCAATTTTGGATATTCAAGCAGCCCAAGGCGCTATGGCTGGCCGCTCGCTCAAGCCTGGCCAGCTGGCGGCCGCCAATCTGATCCTCAGCACGCCACACCGGTTCATCGGCGTCCAAGGCCTGGCGGGAACCGGAAAGTCGCACATGCTGGCTCAGGTCAAGGAGGCCGCTGAAGCCGCGGGCTTCAAGGTCCAGGCCGTGGCGTCCTACGGCAAGCAGATCGAGGCCCTGCGGGAACTCGGAATGGAATCCAGGACCGTCGCGTCTGTTCTAGAGGCACGTCAGAAAGACCGCTTCAAACTCGACCCGAAAACCGTCCTGGTCATCGATGAGGCGGGCGTGGTCCCAGCCCGCCTCATGGAACGGCTGATGAAAATGGCCGAGGCGGACGGCGCGCGCATCGTCATGCTAGGCGACACGGGCCAAACCAAGGCCATCGAGGCTGGCCGCCCGTTTCACCAGTTGCAGGTCGCTGGCATGGCTACGGCCCTAATGGGCGACATCATTCGACAGAAATCGCCCGAATTGAAGGCTGCGGTGGAGTTGGCGGCAAAGGGTCAGGCCTCGGCCTCCCTTGGCGTGTTAGATCAGAAGCTAAAAGCCGTGCACACCATCAAGGACGACGGCGAACGATACGACGCGATAGCGAAGCGATACGCAACGCTGAACGATGATGAGCGGCGGGAGACCCTTATCGTGACCGGGACGAACGATTCGCGGAATGCCTTAAACGAGGCCACCCATCAAGCACTTGGCCTCGGCGGCCGCGGCTTTGAGTTCAAGATGCTTACCCGACGTGACACTACGCAGGCAGAACGGCGAGTGGCCAAGTACTTCATCGCTGGGGATATTGTGCAGCCGGAGCGGGACTACAAAGCCGGGAATTTGCGGCAGGGCGAGATGTACCGCGTCATTGGCGCGCTTGCCGAAAAGCCCAATGACCTAGTCGTTGAGCATATGGAAAGTAAGGTCCGGACCACCTTCAATCCTGCTCGCGCCGCCAAGTTGTCAGTCTACGAACCGGTCAAGGCAGAATTATCCGCCGGCGATTGGGTTCGGGCGACGAGACACAACGCGGCTCTCGATCTGGCCAACGGTGATCGGTTTGAAGTGCTCGCGGTCACGCCCACAACGGTCACCATCGGCGGCAACGGCCGACGAATCACGATGAACGCGGCAACGGCGCCGCTGCATTTAGATCGGGCCTACGCGTCCACGAGCCACAGCGCGCAGGGACTGACATGCGATCGCGCGCTGATTAACTCTGAGAGTTTTAGCCGAACCACGCAGCGCGACGTCTACTACGTGGCGATTTCCCGGGCACGCATTCACACGGAGATCTATACCGAGAATGCCGCAAAGCTGTCCGGCGCCGTGAACCGGCTGGAGGAGAAGACGGCCGCACTCGATATCGGTCTGGAATCCACACGCCCTTGGCGGCCGCAAAAAGACGCGCCAGGCAGGGAACTCGGCGCTTGA
- a CDS encoding type IV secretion system DNA-binding domain-containing protein, with translation MAPDIRRRIIKFVLLFLPLSAWILTAKIMSGIPLSHVTWLVLSHWVISTPDYPALIAAPSIGFILALALSLTLKKYSTKEGFDGAGYKKHIRGTEAVPIRKLQKVCTERDRQQIDVAGVPMPTSIENLHILLNGATGSGKSVLLRNLVYSALRRGDRMVVVDPNGDLYGKFGRESDVLLNPYDQRTEGWSFFNEVRADYDWKRLALSIVPLGKDANAEEWNGYARLLLRETARKLNELGTPSIDELFRWTTIASDKDLRTFLSGTLAESLFAGSSEASKALTSARFVLSKYLAEHVTMPAGQFSIRDWMEDGHGSLYITWREDMKEAMKPLISAFVDVFCSALLSLPEDQARRWWLVIDELGSMEKMASLEDFLTKGRKNGGRALAGLQSVSQMDDIFGEKMSQTLRASFRSLVVLGGSKTDFETAEIMSKSLGEHEVLRPDYSDSRNPGKTANTTERMERKIERVVTAAQVQTLPDLTGWVAFAGDRPIAKFLLKPRNFAIRNAPFVEAKRAGARSMANAPIGGPQPWTAVDLPEDPTMAA, from the coding sequence ATGGCACCCGACATACGCCGGCGAATCATCAAATTCGTCCTCTTATTCCTGCCCCTTTCTGCCTGGATTCTCACTGCCAAGATCATGTCAGGCATTCCGCTATCGCACGTTACCTGGCTAGTCCTGTCGCATTGGGTCATATCGACGCCGGACTACCCCGCTCTGATCGCGGCGCCCAGCATCGGCTTCATTCTGGCCCTGGCACTCTCGCTCACGCTCAAAAAATACTCGACCAAAGAAGGCTTTGACGGCGCAGGGTACAAGAAGCACATACGCGGCACCGAGGCGGTGCCGATTAGAAAGCTCCAGAAGGTTTGCACAGAGCGAGACAGGCAGCAGATCGATGTGGCCGGCGTCCCGATGCCGACTAGCATTGAGAACCTCCACATCCTTCTGAACGGCGCGACAGGCAGCGGCAAGTCTGTCCTCCTACGAAACCTCGTCTATTCAGCCCTCCGCCGGGGCGATCGCATGGTCGTAGTCGATCCAAACGGCGACCTCTACGGCAAGTTCGGCCGTGAAAGCGATGTGCTGCTCAACCCATACGACCAGCGTACCGAGGGGTGGTCGTTCTTCAACGAAGTCCGCGCTGATTACGACTGGAAGCGGTTGGCGCTGTCAATTGTCCCGCTTGGCAAGGACGCTAACGCTGAAGAGTGGAACGGCTACGCTCGTCTTCTTTTGCGAGAGACTGCCCGCAAGCTCAACGAGCTGGGAACGCCTTCAATCGACGAGCTTTTCCGATGGACCACTATCGCCTCGGACAAGGACCTGCGCACCTTTCTGTCCGGCACGCTGGCTGAATCGCTATTTGCCGGCTCCTCCGAGGCCAGCAAAGCCCTGACCAGTGCCCGCTTTGTCCTTTCCAAATACTTGGCAGAACACGTCACCATGCCCGCCGGCCAGTTCAGCATCCGCGACTGGATGGAAGACGGCCACGGCAGCCTTTACATCACTTGGCGCGAGGACATGAAGGAGGCGATGAAGCCCCTCATCTCCGCCTTCGTTGACGTCTTCTGCTCGGCGCTGCTCTCGTTGCCAGAAGACCAGGCCAGACGCTGGTGGCTCGTAATCGATGAGTTGGGCTCGATGGAAAAGATGGCCAGCCTCGAGGACTTCCTTACCAAGGGTCGCAAGAATGGCGGGCGCGCACTGGCCGGCCTGCAGTCCGTATCGCAGATGGACGATATCTTTGGAGAGAAGATGTCGCAGACACTGCGGGCTAGCTTTCGCTCGCTGGTGGTGCTCGGCGGATCAAAGACCGACTTTGAAACGGCCGAGATTATGTCCAAGTCCCTGGGCGAGCACGAGGTATTGCGGCCCGACTACTCCGACAGCCGAAACCCCGGAAAGACGGCCAACACGACCGAGCGCATGGAGCGAAAGATCGAACGTGTCGTGACGGCCGCTCAGGTTCAAACATTGCCTGATCTCACTGGTTGGGTCGCATTCGCCGGCGATCGGCCAATCGCGAAATTCCTCCTTAAGCCGAGGAATTTCGCCATTCGCAACGCACCTTTTGTGGAAGCGAAGCGAGCCGGTGCGCGGAGCATGGCCAATGCTCCCATCGGCGGTCCTCAACCTTGGACTGCGGTGGATCTGCCCGAAGATCCGACCATGGCCGCATAA
- the stbB gene encoding StbB family protein, giving the protein MKIATVNYSGSVGKTITTSHLLAPRIPDAEIIAVESTNESAADLGLDVEQMRGGQFGRLFRKLLMAEAAIVDVGASNIEDFLAELVKYDQAHLEIDYYVLPVVASGKAQRETIKTIEMLAQMGVPAERLRVLFNRVDSDVHEEFAAIFGYARRSNDFLANPEAAIFENEVFDLLANKRTTIREILADPRNYRQELREADRNDQKLVSHLSDMHALQSLARPVDMQLDKAFGALFM; this is encoded by the coding sequence ATGAAGATCGCAACCGTCAACTATTCCGGTTCTGTGGGCAAAACCATCACGACCAGCCACCTGCTGGCGCCCCGCATCCCGGACGCCGAAATCATCGCCGTTGAATCGACCAACGAAAGCGCAGCCGATCTGGGGCTGGATGTCGAACAGATGCGTGGCGGGCAATTCGGCCGCCTATTTCGCAAGCTGCTCATGGCAGAAGCTGCAATCGTCGACGTCGGCGCCTCCAACATCGAGGACTTTCTGGCCGAGCTGGTGAAGTACGACCAGGCCCACCTGGAAATTGATTACTACGTGCTACCCGTTGTCGCTTCGGGCAAGGCGCAGCGCGAAACCATCAAAACAATCGAGATGCTCGCGCAGATGGGAGTGCCAGCAGAACGCCTGCGGGTGCTTTTCAATCGCGTTGATTCGGATGTGCACGAGGAATTCGCCGCGATCTTTGGTTACGCACGTCGTTCGAATGACTTTCTGGCCAATCCGGAAGCAGCTATCTTTGAGAACGAGGTGTTCGATCTGCTCGCCAACAAGCGCACCACGATCAGGGAGATCCTTGCCGATCCGCGCAACTACCGTCAGGAACTGCGCGAAGCTGATCGAAACGACCAGAAGCTCGTCAGCCATCTCAGCGACATGCACGCCCTGCAATCACTGGCGAGGCCCGTCGACATGCAGCTGGACAAGGCATTCGGCGCCCTCTTCATGTAG
- a CDS encoding helix-turn-helix domain-containing protein, whose product MSVEASKWARMADVQKSSSKLVLLNLAQLVRYDADHWTVFASIDYLAKVTHLNRKTVIEALGRLRDLGAIQDTGRRAGDNRSSIIYRLCPNAVPLIDLAASGAVAGGESQSTQQDLALQDGLELEDGIVPLAAPEGDRGANAGQSEPSERDGSAIDESLFPSKRDASSPHCEGTDATFLPTGGSIDATDTRVSAERPPTSDATRHMPTSRAAKGGRRKGRRREPDGRPAGASPTRLPATWTLPERWRSWTQEQRPLWTQEKIDAMAATFSAYMRSRPGELGMSPDWFESWRLWVFRERDAGETAGMAWQNSWTGIVATGKKLGVEQAPNEPPPHFKARVFLAAGLVPSH is encoded by the coding sequence ATGAGCGTCGAAGCATCCAAATGGGCCAGAATGGCCGACGTCCAGAAATCCTCATCCAAGCTCGTGCTGCTGAACCTGGCACAGCTCGTTCGTTACGATGCAGACCACTGGACGGTCTTCGCATCGATCGACTACCTGGCCAAAGTCACCCATCTGAATCGCAAGACGGTTATCGAAGCCCTCGGCCGCCTTCGCGATTTGGGCGCGATCCAGGACACAGGGCGACGAGCGGGCGACAACCGTAGCAGCATCATTTATCGCTTGTGCCCGAATGCAGTCCCCCTGATCGACCTTGCGGCCTCTGGTGCCGTCGCCGGCGGCGAATCGCAGTCGACGCAGCAAGATCTCGCGCTGCAGGACGGGCTTGAGCTTGAGGATGGGATTGTGCCGCTGGCAGCTCCGGAGGGCGACCGCGGGGCGAATGCCGGCCAAAGCGAGCCGTCAGAGCGGGATGGATCCGCGATCGACGAATCGCTGTTTCCTTCCAAGCGCGACGCCTCGTCGCCGCACTGCGAGGGGACCGACGCGACATTCCTTCCCACGGGCGGATCAATCGATGCAACGGATACTCGCGTCAGCGCTGAACGTCCTCCTACTTCCGATGCCACACGGCATATGCCCACCAGCAGAGCAGCGAAGGGGGGCAGGCGAAAAGGGCGACGACGCGAGCCTGATGGGCGCCCTGCCGGCGCCAGCCCCACCCGGCTTCCAGCAACCTGGACCCTGCCGGAGCGGTGGCGAAGTTGGACGCAGGAGCAGCGGCCGCTTTGGACGCAGGAGAAGATCGACGCCATGGCCGCCACCTTCAGCGCCTACATGCGGTCCAGGCCCGGAGAACTGGGCATGTCACCCGACTGGTTCGAGTCATGGCGGCTCTGGGTTTTCCGGGAACGCGACGCCGGAGAGACGGCGGGCATGGCCTGGCAGAACAGTTGGACCGGCATCGTGGCCACCGGCAAGAAGCTCGGCGTTGAGCAGGCTCCGAACGAGCCGCCGCCCCATTTCAAGGCGCGCGTATTCCTCGCCGCCGGACTCGTGCCGTCCCATTAA
- the virB11 gene encoding P-type DNA transfer ATPase VirB11 → MKDSHNASPIDSGGRDTALRQMMRPISGYMADDAVREITITRPGVIFTRSHGQWHERHDPKLTFSFLEALVSAMASYNNVNFSPIMSLLLPDGERAQVAQPPAVIDGTLSINIRKHSSVVKTLDELAAEGAFANWVDVSGPMGSADNLTEHDKELLDLMKAGDILQFLRRAVIQCRNIIVAGKTGSGKTTFARSLIDCVPSFERLLTIEDVHELFLPNHPNRVHMIYGKGAGRMSATECIEATMRSSPDRIFLSELRGPEAWDYLNALNTGHPGSVTTTHANSARDTFERVALLVKQSAAGNQMDIDTIRRYLFSTLDISLCFANYKLTQVYFSPGRVQ, encoded by the coding sequence ATGAAAGATTCTCACAACGCATCGCCCATCGACTCGGGCGGTCGTGACACCGCGTTACGCCAGATGATGCGACCCATCTCCGGCTACATGGCAGATGACGCCGTCCGCGAGATCACCATTACGCGGCCTGGCGTGATTTTTACGCGCTCTCACGGGCAATGGCACGAACGCCATGATCCGAAGCTGACGTTCAGCTTCCTGGAAGCGCTGGTGTCGGCCATGGCCAGCTATAACAACGTCAACTTCAGCCCCATCATGTCGCTGCTGTTGCCCGACGGTGAGCGCGCTCAGGTGGCCCAGCCGCCGGCCGTGATCGACGGCACGCTTTCGATCAACATTCGCAAGCACAGCAGCGTCGTGAAGACCTTGGACGAGCTGGCCGCCGAAGGAGCCTTTGCTAACTGGGTCGATGTGAGCGGCCCCATGGGCAGCGCCGACAATCTGACCGAGCACGACAAGGAATTGCTCGACCTCATGAAGGCAGGGGACATCCTTCAGTTTCTTCGACGCGCAGTCATTCAATGCCGCAACATCATTGTCGCGGGCAAGACCGGCTCAGGAAAGACGACGTTTGCGCGCAGTCTCATCGACTGCGTGCCGTCCTTCGAACGGCTCTTGACCATCGAGGATGTACACGAACTCTTCCTGCCAAACCATCCCAACCGCGTGCACATGATCTACGGCAAAGGTGCTGGCCGGATGTCGGCCACAGAGTGCATCGAGGCCACCATGCGCAGCTCGCCCGATCGGATCTTCCTATCCGAACTGCGCGGCCCCGAAGCGTGGGACTACCTGAACGCTCTGAACACAGGCCACCCTGGATCAGTGACGACCACCCACGCTAACAGTGCGCGCGATACGTTTGAGCGCGTTGCGCTTCTCGTGAAACAGTCCGCGGCCGGCAACCAGATGGATATCGACACGATTCGGCGCTACCTGTTCTCCACCCTGGACATTTCGCTGTGCTTCGCCAACTACAAGCTCACTCAGGTCTATTTCAGCCCTGGACGCGTGCAATGA
- the virB10 gene encoding type IV secretion system protein VirB10, producing the protein MAGKLTPMKLSGSRAGLVGNRDMLITQGSMIDCVQETKLVTAQAGMLSCFAPHDIRSTSGRVVLIDKGTRFIGYQQGVLAQGQPRVGVVWSRLETPKGVVIQLDSPGTGPLGEAGLDGFIDTHFAERFGGAIMVSLISDLGTWATSRGSSDNSQVQFNTTGEAATNAVTTVLDNTINIPPTLYRNQGGRLGIYVARDLDFSPVYTLRSVAR; encoded by the coding sequence ATGGCCGGCAAGCTCACCCCTATGAAGCTCTCCGGTTCTCGGGCTGGCCTGGTTGGCAATCGAGATATGTTGATCACGCAAGGATCAATGATCGATTGTGTGCAGGAAACCAAGCTCGTGACTGCACAGGCGGGCATGCTCAGCTGCTTTGCGCCGCACGATATCCGCTCGACGAGCGGCCGCGTGGTGCTGATCGACAAGGGGACGCGATTCATCGGCTATCAGCAAGGTGTATTGGCACAAGGCCAGCCTCGTGTCGGCGTAGTGTGGTCACGTCTCGAAACTCCCAAGGGCGTCGTCATCCAGCTAGATTCTCCGGGCACGGGCCCCCTGGGTGAGGCAGGCTTGGATGGCTTCATCGACACGCACTTCGCTGAGCGATTCGGCGGGGCCATCATGGTCAGCTTGATCAGCGATTTGGGTACGTGGGCAACCTCGCGTGGCAGCAGCGACAACAGCCAGGTCCAGTTCAATACCACGGGCGAGGCGGCCACAAACGCAGTAACCACCGTGCTCGACAACACCATCAACATCCCGCCGACGCTTTACCGCAACCAGGGCGGCCGGCTGGGAATCTATGTCGCTCGAGATCTGGACTTCAGCCCGGTCTACACGCTCAGATCCGTCGCTCGGTAG